From a region of the Labrus mixtus chromosome 5, fLabMix1.1, whole genome shotgun sequence genome:
- the c5h2orf68 gene encoding UPF0561 protein C2orf68 homolog, with protein sequence MDILGDDESLEQKYKRSGRLDMSHGFLHHIRRNQIARDDYDKEVKQAKELQRRRHTTTPRRPRRPDIQVYHPRRRHGSEPGAGADAEEWNESGSSTETESHGTELFWLDYQADSGSITSFLVHKEDKPAKVVERVAEKNILDSAMRAALETRIRKEIDKRRDKR encoded by the exons ATGGATATTTTAGGGGACGATGAGTCTCTTGAGCAGAAATACAAACGTTCAGGTCGTTTGGATATGAGCCACGGCTTCCTGCACCATATCCGGAGGAACCAGATCGCTCG AGACGATTATGACAAGGAGGTGAAGCAAGCCAAAGAGCTGCAGCGGCGGAGGCACACCACCACCCCGAGGCGACCCCGCAGACCCGATATCCAGGTGTACCATCCTCGCCGCAGAC ACGGATCCGAGCCGGGTGCCGGGGCAGATGCTGAAGAGTGGAACGAGAGCGGGTCGAGCACAGAAACAGAGTCTCACGGGACTGAACTCTTCTGGCTGGACTATCAGGCCGACTCTGGTTCCATCACCTCCTTCCTTGTGCACAAG GAGGATAAACCCGCGAAGGTGGTGGAACGCGTTgcagagaagaacatcctggattCAGCCATGAGAGCGGCTCTAGAGACTCGAATCCGAAAGGAAATCGACAAAAGACGAGACAAACGCTGA